The following nucleotide sequence is from Stigmatopora nigra isolate UIUO_SnigA chromosome 8, RoL_Snig_1.1, whole genome shotgun sequence.
TATGCAACCAGCCAAGCAAAGTAAAACCGGTCCGTCGGTTTACTTAAAAATTTGGGGGAGAATTTCACCAGAAGGGGGTAACAAAGGGGGACGGCAACCAGTACGACTGGTTTCGACCCAAGGTGGGAACGTGTACTCTCTCCTCAGAGGcaacattcactcattcactcagaaATCGACGCATGCTTATCGTCGACGGTCGTCACCACGCACATCCCCACGTTACAAAAGGCCAGTGCATTATTGTTATGACTACAAAAACAAGTTGTTGTCACGTAAGAAAAGGGGGGAGAGATAGAAAAAGATGGggtggggatgggggggggggatttttttgttacctTTGGAGATACTGGCAGAAACAACAAGTACAGAGAAGCGAAGGATGAAAGCACTGAAGGACGGATGACTACGCTCTTGAAGACTGATCTCTGGTCAGCTCGCTCTCATTTTCAGAAGCTAACAAAGGCCGCAGAGTtctggtaggtaggtaggtacgtaggtaggtagggGGTGTTCTGGTCAAGTAGGTAAAAGGAATTTTGAATGGTCGAACTCAGAATTGTTCGTGTTCGGCGCTCTGGTAGATCTGCCGGCTGGCTGGCGGCGGGCGTTGGGTGACTCTAGGAGGACAAGCGTAAGAGTGCGCGCGGCGCCGATCTGGTCTGAGCGTGTGCGTAGGTCGGACAGAAGGTCACCCAAATCACTCTGCGGGGGGGAGAGGTTCTCGCTGTCTAATGCCAGGCGAAGGCTGATCTCAGGTCAGCGCTTAGTCACCCTCCCGCAGGACGTAAACACGGCCAGCTGGCAGACCCTGGGCCTGGGATCagctgtggtagtagtagtgtcaGCGCAGTGCGCGGCTCCCAGCACAcactttaaagaaaatatgaaaaataaacaaaactgtgcgggaaaaaaatgctcaattttAGCTGTAGCTATTTCAAATTTGGCGGCCAATTCGGAGCACGCATGGGTTATATGTAATTTAGTCAAAAGATAATTTTGTGACAAATTTTTGCCGAGCAATAAAACAACCGCACTTTCCCCGCTGAGACAAAACATGGTTATCGTTTACTTCTTTTTGGACCCTAAGCTTCGCACAAAAGTCCCTTGTCTTCTATTTTCCCGCCACGCTAACTTGCCCGAGGGGGGGTCGTGGTTTCAGGGTCCTCCGGTCGTTCACCTCGGCGTCGACGACGATGGCGGGACGCGGCCGGGTTAGCGGCTAGCTGAACGATTGACGCAACTCCTAGTTGTTGCTCCAGCAGTGATCTGTCACAATCGTCTACGGCCCTCTCGAGCTTCTTCCCGCCAAGTGTTATTTGTCGGGACTAAACGCTAAGAGTGCTATCCATGGGCCAATGAGATGTCTGGCTTACCTGGCCCTCTTGTGATTAGTCGACGGGGATCGGGAGCGGGAACGAGAGGCCGAGCGTCCTCTCGGCGCGGACCTGGACCGAGATCGGGACCTGGAGCGACTGAAGAgaggaacaattaaaaaaatatatatatgtatatatacagagTATTGTGAATTAAAACATGGCAGGCAATTTGACAGCATGATCCTCTCACCTTCTCATTGGAGTTCTAGACTTGGAACGAGCTGACTTGGAACGTGCTGGAGAGCCGGACCTGATGTGACAAGAGAAAACAACATGTTGAGAATAACCCTAGTTGTGGTGGATCATATCACAGCTCACACCACCGTCTTCTTACCTGCTCCTACGCCTGGAGTAAGATGGAGAACGACGATGGCTCCTggcaaaatcaaaataaaaaccatCAACCGTCAAATCCAACCAAAAATCTttgagcaaaacaaacaaacgacaTTTCCATCGAACCACCATCTTACCTGCTGCGGCTTCGGCTGCGGGACTGAGAACGGGATCTGTAGCGCCGGCCGCGGGATCGAGATCTGGAACGTGAGCGAGATCGGGACCGAGACCTGAAAGCAAAGAGAATGTTTTACAcgagtttttccccaaaaaatagtttttagagATGACTTGAGAGGCGCTAACTGTGGCCACGCACCTGCTACGacgacctcctcctcctcgcttgCTGAAACGATAACAATCGTAGGCGTAGTGGCCACGATCTCCGCATTGGTAGCAGCGATCGTTGGGGTCAAACTGGCGTCGGCTGGGACGTCCGCGGCCCTTCCTGGACATGCCTGTCGACATCTCTACACGCACACGAGACCCACACAGAAGCCTGTGGATAACAAAAAGCCAGTTAGCATGACACTTcactgtaaaaaacaaacatgaaccCTAAAAACAAGTCCATCCACATTCACTTCATTATTTAAATGAACGACTGGACTGGGGTTGAAGTAGGAAAGAAGTGTTTGATAACAATGTACTCACTTTCCATCCATGCCTTTCACAGCATCTTCTGCGTCTCTTGGGTCTTCAAACTCAACAAAGGCAAAACCTGGCGGGTTCCGGGCCACCCAGACGGTCCTTAGTGGGCCATAGTAGCTGAAGGCCCGCTCCAACTCCCCCTTGGCAGCGCCATTGCCCAAGTCGCCAACGTACACCTTACAATCGGTGGCCCGGGATGAACTCCGGGATGAAGAATAATAGGACATCTTTTTTGCTACAAAGGAAAGGGAGTGAAACAGTGTTATCAAGTTGTAATGTCATTTTATCCCAAAAGTTTTGGAACATAAAAGTACGTTGTAAATTTTGATTAGCTTTGTAATACTCCAAGTAGAATTTCGAACAGATGAAAGCATAAAGTGGGCTTATAATTGAATGTAACCAGCACGAAATAGAGCACCAAAACTAAAGTACTCTAGTACCCAAATAAAAGACCTattaaatgtcattcgttgGGACTAGTAGATTAGCCAAGTGTAAACTTGATATAAATCAAAGCCAATCACTGTGACGTCACTAAATTCATAAAATAGGGCTTATATTCATCATACTAGGTTCTCTATAGCGATAAAATACTACGCTACGACGCGTGGTTTGTAGTAATGGCGGACTAAAATTCGCCGCTTTCAACCCCTCATGACTTTAAGTAAGGTCTAAATACTTAACAGTATAGCCGTTACAGTTGATAATTTAGCCGTGTTAAAGCCAAATATACATTGTAAATACAGTTCAGGGAGAGATTTGGGTATCGAATTGAGCGCGGTTGGAAGGCCTCAAGCTAAGCCTGCTACACAACAATGGCGACCGCGAGCGTTTACCTACCTTCTTCCGCGGTTGCGTCGTCAAATTCAGATTTACCTCCAAATCACAAAAACCAAGCCCAACGTGGGAAGGCTATTTTCCTATCTTTATAGCTCTAGGTCACGTCAATTCCAAATGACGATTGGATTAAGAAACAGAGAGCGCCACTTTAAAATACGTTAGCCGAGTCTGGCGCATGACATGCGCTACACAGAGGTCGCTACGCGAGCATACGGGTAACGCAGCAAAGCCCGGGATAAAAACGTCATATCCGCAGCTGCGCACTACtatgaaaatataaaactaaataaGTCAAAATTTGGCAGTCATATACAACAGTAAACTACTGGTCTGCATAATTGCAGTGAATTTTGGATGTGATTTTCTCCAGTAAAATAACTATTAActcagaaaaacattttaaaacggTCGTGTTTTGATTGGCACTGACACAATATGGCCGTCCCCACGGTTCATAGCGCACTTAACAGCCAGTTTGTGCTCTTACGTCATATACGTGTGACGTTTTCTCTATGACGCGTTAAACATGTATATATGAATGTTTACATGCATTTGTATAATGTACATAGAAATACTATTTGTGcgtgtgtataaatatatacacaagcATAAATACTTTGTTAACATAAAAGCTATAGAAAAATAATAGATCAATATGATAGACAAGTAATACTCAGACACGTGCTgccttgaaaataaataatatattcaaATAAGGTCAATCTCTGTTAAATAGATAATTTTTTCCTTCAGTAACACATTACACCTCATGCCATGTTCTGCAAACAAGCATTGTTCTTTTAAACATTTGTATACATTTGATATAAAACTTAAATATTATTCTGCGATAGCAATGTATCACCGCTGTTAATAAACGATAATGTCAACCATTATCAGTTTCTTTTTAATCGACAAAAGTTTCAGGCAGAGATTATTGTTCACACAGACACAAAGGAACAAGACAAAAGACAACACAAACAACAGTTTTGTACATTAATAAAGACCTGTAACATGGCTTAGGAAAGTTGCCTTGAAAAAAACAGCAGGCTTTTATTTTAACAGTTTGTCCAAGGCAACGACATTGTAG
It contains:
- the srsf7a gene encoding serine and arginine rich splicing factor 7a isoform X1, with the translated sequence MSYYSSSRSSSRATDCKVYVGDLGNGAAKGELERAFSYYGPLRTVWVARNPPGFAFVEFEDPRDAEDAVKGMDGKLLCGSRVRVEMSTGMSRKGRGRPSRRQFDPNDRCYQCGDRGHYAYDCYRFSKRGGGGRRSRSRSRSRSRSRSRSRGRRYRSRSQSRSRSRSRSHRRSPSYSRRRSRSGSPARSKSARSKSRTPMRSRSRSRSRSRSAPRGRSASRSRSRSPSTNHKRASVCWEPRTALTLLLPQLIPGPGSASWPCLRPAGG
- the srsf7a gene encoding serine and arginine rich splicing factor 7a isoform X2, producing the protein MSYYSSSRSSSRATDCKVYVGDLGNGAAKGELERAFSYYGPLRTVWVARNPPGFAFVEFEDPRDAEDAVKGMDGKLLCGSRVRVEMSTGMSRKGRGRPSRRQFDPNDRCYQCGDRGHYAYDCYRFSKRGGGGRRSRSRSRSRSRSRSRSRGRRYRSRSQSRSRSRSRSHRRSPSYSRRRSRSGSPARSKSARSKSRTPMRSRSRSRSRSRSAPRGRSASRSRSRSPSTNHKRASRSRSASQQRSPTPAAT